In Bacteriovorax stolpii, a single genomic region encodes these proteins:
- a CDS encoding TolC family protein, whose translation MIIDYDQIVRLIESNLEVKVRQETLNSSKVRIGSLATTFVPEVSVYAIGEDSHMNKISKNPSAGVVANVNLFNGFRDVEKNKINNLSYETNSLEFKRSYNEQVFKAKKYYFDALKILEDIKILTEHEKINKNNRDLILKKVASGLSPKSEELIFKKIELELREQRIKKDNELKVTYSHLKNIFALDKNEKIEIVGELDISKFNYSPNSRKIDLAIVESNEALINAEKKSSGLWRMPRVNLYAEKSLTNHVNGEFLEEEDGDKQVVGLKVTLPIFSEKNVDSIEDQIKSTEVKSALLRKKNQIRELEANEEQVVIQLDHLKSMIEISKSKVELSKEIMNKTFSEFRLGLKEALSLNEATADYLDAREDLIEHQIEYILNIEETKVNALD comes from the coding sequence ATGATTATCGACTACGATCAAATAGTAAGACTTATTGAATCGAATTTAGAAGTAAAGGTCAGGCAAGAAACTCTTAATTCTTCCAAAGTAAGGATAGGGTCTTTGGCAACGACATTTGTTCCTGAAGTTTCAGTGTATGCGATAGGTGAAGATTCGCATATGAATAAGATCAGCAAAAATCCTAGCGCAGGTGTCGTTGCTAACGTTAATCTTTTTAATGGTTTTAGGGATGTTGAAAAGAATAAGATTAATAATCTTAGTTACGAGACAAACAGTTTAGAGTTTAAACGGTCTTATAATGAGCAGGTTTTCAAGGCCAAAAAATACTACTTCGATGCCCTGAAAATTTTAGAAGACATTAAAATTTTAACAGAGCATGAAAAAATTAATAAAAATAATAGAGATTTGATATTAAAGAAAGTTGCCAGTGGATTAAGTCCAAAATCGGAAGAGCTGATATTTAAAAAAATTGAATTAGAATTACGCGAGCAAAGGATAAAAAAAGATAACGAATTAAAAGTTACCTATAGTCATTTAAAGAATATCTTTGCTTTAGATAAGAATGAAAAAATTGAGATTGTTGGTGAGTTAGACATCTCAAAGTTTAATTATTCCCCTAATTCGAGGAAAATTGATTTGGCCATAGTGGAATCAAACGAAGCGCTTATAAATGCCGAAAAAAAATCCAGTGGTTTATGGAGAATGCCAAGGGTAAACCTCTATGCTGAAAAGTCTCTTACAAATCATGTGAATGGCGAATTTTTAGAAGAAGAAGATGGTGACAAACAAGTTGTCGGTCTCAAAGTTACACTGCCAATTTTTAGTGAAAAAAATGTTGATTCAATCGAAGATCAAATTAAGTCTACTGAAGTAAAGTCAGCTTTATTAAGAAAAAAGAATCAAATTCGTGAACTAGAGGCCAATGAAGAGCAAGTTGTAATTCAGTTAGATCACTTGAAAAGCATGATTGAAATTTCTAAGAGTAAAGTAGAACTTTCTAAAGAAATAATGAATAAAACTTTTTCTGAGTTTAGACTTGGATTAAAGGAAGCACTTTCGCTTAATGAAGCAACTGCTGATTACCTAGATGCCAGAGAGGACCTTATTGAGCATCAGATAGAGTATATACTTAATATTGAAGAGACTAAAGTTAACGCTTTAGACTAG
- the cueR gene encoding Cu(I)-responsive transcriptional regulator: MNIGEASTISGVSAKLIRHYESLGIVPKAGRSDAGYRIYKESDVHILSFVKKARSLGFSMKEIKKLVSLWRNKSRASSDVKNLAQIHIKQLESKIHELQMMTNTLKHLSNNCQGDHRPDCPILEGLSKK; this comes from the coding sequence ATGAATATTGGAGAAGCATCAACAATTTCTGGAGTGAGTGCAAAACTTATCAGGCATTATGAATCTCTTGGAATCGTACCAAAAGCAGGTCGATCAGACGCTGGATATAGAATTTATAAGGAAAGTGATGTTCATATACTATCTTTTGTAAAAAAAGCGCGGAGCCTTGGATTTTCAATGAAAGAAATAAAAAAACTTGTAAGTTTGTGGCGAAATAAAAGCAGGGCCAGTTCTGATGTCAAGAATCTGGCCCAAATTCATATAAAGCAATTAGAATCAAAAATTCACGAATTACAGATGATGACCAACACTCTTAAGCATTTATCAAACAACTGCCAAGGTGATCATAGACCAGACTGTCCTATTCTAGAGGGACTGTCAAAAAAATGA
- a CDS encoding heavy metal translocating P-type ATPase translates to MENTNIETNIQIKGMTCASCVSRIENQVKKIEGVIAVTVSLATESAKLVLTNKDSIKPALSAIEKSGYDILTKESELSIEGMTCASCVNRIESVLLKEPGVLSAIVNLATEKAKIKFVEDLINEEKIIKIITRAGYKASRAKSELKEEINEKAQQLKTDYIKLLIAATLSAPLVIPMIFEPFGFNFMLTGWIQLFLAAPVQFWLGARFYIAAWKAVKARSGNMDLLVSLGTTAAFGLSLYHIAIYGEHAGHDGIGALYFESSAVVITLVLLGKYLETRAKQQTSMAIKALQSLRPNIARVKRPEGDFEISIDEVSLGDIVIIKPGEKIPVDGLIISGSTQIDESFITGESLPVVKNLKDKVTGGSLNIDGLIQVETTALGTETTLARIIRLVENAQSAKAPIQRMVDKVSAVFVPIVILIATLTIVGWGLYSSDWESALINGVAVLVIACPCALGLATPTSIMVGTGLAAKAGILIKDAEALEIAHSVTVVAFDKTGTLTEGKPELTKIISNSISDEELIRISCALQSGSEHPLAKAIIEKSKEMGLSIEASSEVKALAGRGLEGNVGGVKYIIGTRRLMQEKVLDLSYFSSEALELENTGYTVSYLANESNKKIIGLMAFTDKIKDSARETIKKLNALNIKTVMITGDNAGAAKKVAESLGIFEVKAEVLPQDKSKVIEDLKRSGHIVAMVGDGINDAPALAAAHVGIAMATGTDVAMHTAGITLMRGNPLLIPDALEISKKTYNKIKQNLFWAFIYNIVGIPLAAFGLLNPVIAGAAMALSSVSVVSNALMLRKWKPASK, encoded by the coding sequence ATGGAAAACACAAATATAGAAACTAATATACAAATTAAAGGAATGACATGCGCAAGCTGCGTGAGCCGTATTGAAAATCAAGTTAAAAAGATAGAAGGAGTTATTGCTGTTACTGTGAGTCTTGCAACTGAGAGTGCAAAATTAGTATTAACGAATAAAGATTCTATAAAACCTGCTTTGTCTGCAATTGAAAAAAGCGGTTATGACATTTTAACAAAAGAGAGTGAATTATCAATTGAAGGAATGACTTGTGCCAGTTGTGTGAATCGAATTGAATCAGTTCTCCTCAAGGAGCCTGGGGTTCTTAGCGCAATCGTAAATCTTGCAACCGAAAAGGCAAAAATTAAGTTTGTAGAAGACTTAATAAATGAAGAAAAAATTATTAAAATTATAACCCGAGCTGGATATAAGGCTTCGAGGGCCAAATCAGAGTTAAAAGAAGAAATTAATGAAAAAGCACAGCAACTTAAAACTGACTATATCAAGCTTTTAATAGCTGCAACTCTTTCCGCTCCTCTGGTCATTCCAATGATTTTTGAACCATTCGGATTTAACTTTATGCTCACTGGCTGGATTCAGCTGTTTTTAGCAGCCCCAGTACAATTTTGGTTAGGTGCGAGATTTTACATAGCTGCTTGGAAAGCAGTCAAGGCCCGTTCTGGAAATATGGACCTATTAGTGTCTCTAGGTACCACTGCTGCATTTGGTTTAAGCCTCTACCATATAGCCATATATGGTGAACATGCTGGCCATGATGGAATTGGCGCACTTTATTTTGAAAGTTCAGCCGTAGTTATTACCCTTGTCTTATTAGGAAAATATCTTGAAACCCGTGCCAAGCAGCAGACATCAATGGCCATCAAAGCATTGCAGTCTTTAAGGCCCAATATTGCAAGAGTCAAACGCCCCGAAGGAGATTTCGAAATCTCCATTGATGAAGTGTCATTAGGAGATATTGTCATTATTAAACCTGGTGAAAAAATTCCAGTTGATGGATTAATCATTTCAGGTTCTACACAAATCGATGAATCTTTTATTACAGGTGAAAGTCTTCCTGTCGTCAAAAATTTAAAGGATAAAGTTACGGGTGGATCATTAAATATAGATGGACTTATTCAGGTCGAAACAACTGCCTTAGGTACAGAAACGACGCTTGCTAGGATTATTCGTTTAGTCGAAAATGCTCAATCAGCAAAGGCACCTATTCAAAGAATGGTTGATAAAGTTAGTGCTGTATTTGTACCAATTGTTATCCTAATAGCAACACTAACTATCGTTGGATGGGGCCTATATTCTAGTGACTGGGAAAGTGCTCTCATTAATGGAGTCGCCGTACTCGTCATTGCCTGTCCTTGTGCTTTAGGCTTAGCAACTCCCACATCTATCATGGTAGGGACAGGGCTTGCGGCAAAGGCCGGAATTTTAATTAAGGATGCTGAGGCACTTGAAATCGCTCATTCTGTTACAGTAGTTGCTTTTGACAAAACGGGTACATTAACTGAAGGGAAACCCGAACTGACAAAAATTATTTCAAATTCTATTTCGGATGAGGAGTTAATTCGAATTTCATGTGCTCTTCAGAGTGGTAGTGAACATCCATTAGCAAAAGCTATTATTGAAAAATCTAAAGAAATGGGATTAAGTATAGAAGCCAGCTCAGAAGTAAAAGCATTGGCAGGGAGAGGGCTTGAAGGAAATGTAGGCGGAGTAAAATATATCATTGGTACAAGACGCCTAATGCAAGAAAAAGTATTAGATTTGTCTTATTTTAGTTCTGAGGCTCTCGAACTAGAGAACACGGGATATACGGTCTCTTACCTAGCAAATGAAAGTAATAAAAAAATAATTGGACTCATGGCCTTTACAGATAAAATTAAAGATTCTGCAAGAGAAACAATTAAAAAGCTAAATGCTCTTAATATAAAAACAGTTATGATAACTGGAGACAATGCCGGTGCGGCCAAAAAGGTAGCTGAGTCTCTTGGAATTTTTGAAGTTAAAGCGGAAGTGCTGCCGCAGGATAAATCTAAAGTCATTGAAGATTTAAAAAGAAGTGGTCATATTGTCGCAATGGTTGGTGATGGGATCAACGATGCTCCAGCATTAGCGGCTGCTCATGTCGGAATTGCAATGGCCACAGGTACAGACGTTGCTATGCACACCGCTGGAATTACCTTAATGAGAGGGAACCCATTGCTCATCCCTGATGCTTTAGAAATTTCAAAAAAGACATATAATAAAATTAAACAAAATCTTTTCTGGGCCTTCATTTATAATATTGTAGGGATACCATTGGCAGCCTTTGGACTACTAAATCCAGTTATAGCTGGAGCTGCCATGGCTTTAAGTAGCGTAAGTGTTGTATCAAATGCATTGATGCTCAGAAAATGGAAACCAGCTAGCAAATAG
- a CDS encoding heavy-metal-associated domain-containing protein produces the protein MYEIKVSGMTCGGCVRSVTNALKSLDSKANVNIDLKSQLVTVESEKGQDDIVSAIEEAGYTIVETKKLN, from the coding sequence ATGTATGAAATTAAAGTTTCTGGAATGACTTGTGGGGGATGTGTAAGAAGTGTTACTAACGCATTAAAGTCATTGGATTCTAAGGCAAATGTTAATATTGATTTAAAGTCACAACTTGTAACAGTAGAGAGTGAAAAAGGTCAGGATGATATAGTGTCAGCTATTGAGGAAGCCGGCTATACAATCGTAGAAACCAAAAAACTTAATTAG
- a CDS encoding methyltransferase, TIGR04325 family, whose product MLQSLKNLPVILDLRKTIFENKFSSDENVNYFRGIYGSFSEAELSSPKTKPKGYDNTESASLYKERTNKIYSTDYPVLFWMNNYKTDIKKVFDFGGHIGIHYYSFSKLLDFSGIESWTVCDVPSVAEEGRKYSEQRGAKNLNFVSNIQDLSDQDLFLASGSLQYLDWEIHEKFFELKKFPKYLIFNMLPLHSTTSTITLQSIGTAFCPYYIRKENDFIKGLESIGYELVDLWSNEEKKCHIAFEKERSLNYYRGLVFRFK is encoded by the coding sequence ATGTTACAAAGTTTAAAGAATCTTCCAGTAATTTTAGATTTAAGAAAAACAATTTTTGAAAATAAATTTTCATCAGATGAAAATGTAAACTACTTTAGAGGAATCTATGGTTCATTTTCAGAAGCTGAACTTTCATCACCCAAAACGAAGCCAAAAGGTTACGACAATACTGAATCTGCTAGCCTATACAAGGAAAGAACAAATAAAATTTATTCCACAGATTACCCTGTCCTTTTCTGGATGAATAACTACAAAACAGACATTAAAAAAGTTTTTGACTTTGGCGGTCACATTGGAATTCATTATTACTCGTTTTCTAAATTATTAGATTTTTCTGGAATTGAAAGCTGGACTGTCTGTGATGTTCCAAGCGTTGCTGAAGAAGGGAGAAAATATTCTGAACAAAGAGGTGCAAAAAATCTAAATTTTGTGTCAAACATCCAAGATCTCTCTGATCAAGATCTTTTTCTAGCAAGCGGATCTCTTCAATATTTAGATTGGGAGATACATGAGAAATTTTTTGAATTAAAAAAATTCCCGAAATACTTAATCTTTAACATGCTCCCCCTACACTCCACTACCAGCACCATCACTCTTCAAAGTATAGGTACTGCATTCTGTCCTTATTACATTAGAAAAGAAAATGACTTTATAAAAGGTTTGGAGTCTATAGGATATGAGCTGGTAGATTTATGGAGTAATGAAGAAAAAAAATGTCATATAGCTTTTGAAAAAGAGCGATCACTTAATTATTACAGAGGTCTCGTTTTCCGCTTTAAATAA
- a CDS encoding YceI family protein, translated as MKYSKLIIIVLTILKSTVLLAQAEKIVVDSKNSAVEFMAIGSPSAIKIKGEKAKVDGVVQIENNKLQAILKVDLNSFETGMEMRDEHMKENYLQTDRPENKIAQLEIKNLSIPTEYWKNNKELNLDFIGDLTLHNVKKSIVGKIILSPYKDNSTINTTSELKVKLSEYKIEIPSFAGITVAEDVNITVKLPLIITAK; from the coding sequence ATGAAATATTCAAAATTAATAATCATCGTCCTAACGATATTAAAATCTACAGTTTTATTGGCCCAAGCGGAAAAGATAGTAGTCGACTCAAAAAATTCTGCGGTAGAATTTATGGCAATTGGAAGTCCTAGTGCTATAAAAATAAAAGGCGAAAAAGCAAAAGTTGATGGCGTGGTACAAATTGAAAACAACAAACTTCAAGCAATCTTAAAAGTTGATCTAAATTCATTTGAAACTGGCATGGAAATGCGAGATGAGCATATGAAAGAAAACTACCTTCAAACAGACAGGCCTGAAAATAAAATTGCTCAACTTGAAATTAAAAACTTAAGTATTCCTACGGAATACTGGAAAAACAACAAAGAGTTAAATCTTGATTTTATTGGTGACTTAACTCTCCATAATGTAAAAAAATCAATTGTCGGAAAAATTATACTTTCTCCTTATAAAGACAACTCAACTATAAATACTACCTCTGAATTAAAAGTTAAACTTTCGGAGTATAAAATAGAAATACCATCTTTTGCAGGAATCACTGTTGCTGAAGATGTAAACATCACAGTTAAATTACCACTAATAATTACTGCAAAATAA
- a CDS encoding c-type cytochrome domain-containing protein, with protein MIFKRLKLIFFFGICLSLLSCSYRKEKTSNFEVTFNPSMLEKISYQMVNQQIFTPKCISCHGDSGGVNLESYTAVVGHLAKIKQSALKEQSMPKSPYPKLTEQDLILLATWIQAGAPETALDGSSLPPIQIEPLKPTFKSIQQNILLKKCIVCHSAGNEAERVSLDSPEEMIDSPYGIITPGDPDESGLVLVTLPTARKRMPPPKSGLAALKPEEIEIVKQWIINGAKD; from the coding sequence ATGATTTTCAAGAGACTTAAATTAATTTTCTTTTTTGGGATTTGTTTAAGTCTCTTGAGTTGTAGTTATCGCAAAGAAAAAACATCAAACTTTGAAGTGACTTTCAATCCTTCTATGCTTGAAAAAATTTCGTATCAAATGGTTAATCAGCAAATCTTTACACCAAAATGTATTTCATGTCATGGCGATTCAGGAGGTGTGAATCTCGAATCATATACTGCGGTTGTCGGACATCTCGCAAAAATTAAGCAAAGCGCACTTAAAGAACAATCTATGCCAAAGTCACCTTATCCGAAACTCACAGAACAAGATTTGATTCTTTTAGCAACTTGGATACAGGCCGGAGCACCAGAGACAGCACTGGATGGTAGCTCACTTCCTCCCATTCAAATAGAACCCTTAAAACCAACTTTTAAATCTATACAACAAAACATCTTGCTAAAAAAATGCATCGTATGTCACTCCGCTGGTAATGAAGCAGAAAGAGTCAGTCTTGATAGTCCTGAAGAAATGATCGATTCACCTTATGGGATCATCACTCCTGGTGATCCAGATGAAAGTGGGCTTGTTCTTGTAACCTTGCCAACTGCGAGAAAAAGAATGCCCCCTCCTAAATCCGGACTGGCGGCATTGAAGCCTGAAGAAATTGAAATCGTAAAACAATGGATCATTAACGGAGCTAAGGATTAA
- a CDS encoding ankyrin repeat domain-containing protein, whose protein sequence is MNKFILIIFLFLNINYSFAEVVTCSKDYSDTDTHPAYRLKDLQIKFEKYFPGTSFGALQAKGQIGYAGVRAEVKRYYSKNKFVYSSVINKNDFNLTLKKSSEDIYSGTLILNKGSAFENTIKQLKCSITGILPEPYLCAETQGKKDISLFDALRSSDLDQINYSLECGAEINSTDSLGCSPLLKLLDPNCGFKNLSISSPTSFNLNQMASLLIDSGANLESVDPTNHQSAIHKAVKINNTDVVNILAELEANINVQDINGSTPLILAVLNRNYFLVQELLDLNADTQLKNNKGLSAFDIAKVHQLDDIAELLLPIKKIINIQGNLDNIGCSVSNIELTINESVEISLKASPSRMFRLLSPELGLDLMAQPNEKIKTRFTPNRTGTYFYICGPHNGPEEQQMKGTIIIK, encoded by the coding sequence ATGAATAAATTTATTTTAATAATTTTCTTATTTCTGAATATAAATTACTCATTTGCAGAAGTCGTTACATGCTCCAAAGACTATAGCGACACAGACACACATCCTGCCTATAGATTAAAAGACCTTCAAATTAAATTTGAAAAATATTTTCCAGGAACAAGTTTTGGTGCACTTCAAGCCAAGGGACAAATAGGATATGCTGGCGTGAGGGCCGAGGTTAAAAGATACTATTCTAAAAATAAATTCGTTTATAGCTCTGTAATTAATAAAAATGATTTTAACCTGACATTAAAAAAATCGTCCGAAGACATTTATAGCGGAACATTGATCCTTAATAAAGGATCTGCATTTGAAAATACAATTAAACAATTAAAATGTTCAATTACGGGAATTTTACCAGAACCTTATCTTTGCGCAGAAACTCAAGGCAAGAAAGACATATCTCTATTTGATGCCTTGAGATCATCTGACCTTGATCAAATCAATTACTCACTTGAGTGCGGTGCCGAAATCAATAGTACAGACTCTTTAGGATGCTCTCCCCTATTAAAGCTCCTAGATCCAAACTGTGGATTTAAAAATTTGAGTATAAGTTCTCCTACAAGTTTTAATCTTAATCAGATGGCTTCATTGTTAATAGATAGCGGAGCAAATCTAGAAAGCGTTGATCCAACCAACCATCAGTCAGCTATTCATAAGGCTGTTAAAATAAATAATACTGATGTGGTTAATATTCTTGCTGAGCTAGAAGCTAATATCAATGTTCAGGATATTAACGGGTCAACTCCTTTAATACTTGCCGTATTAAATAGAAATTACTTTTTGGTACAAGAGCTATTAGATTTAAATGCCGACACTCAGTTAAAAAATAATAAAGGCCTGAGTGCTTTTGATATCGCCAAAGTTCATCAATTAGATGACATTGCTGAACTATTACTGCCAATTAAAAAAATTATTAATATTCAGGGAAACCTAGATAATATAGGTTGCTCTGTTTCTAATATTGAATTAACCATTAATGAATCTGTTGAAATATCACTTAAGGCAAGTCCATCCCGAATGTTTCGTCTCTTATCCCCAGAGCTAGGCCTTGATTTAATGGCCCAACCAAATGAAAAAATCAAAACTAGATTTACACCCAATCGAACTGGAACTTATTTCTATATATGTGGCCCACATAACGGTCCCGAAGAACAGCAAATGAAAGGCACTATTATTATCAAATAA
- a CDS encoding transposase: MKKSKFSEEKIVHILQEAKSGNSTVQEVCRKHGITTVTYYAWKRKYNGVEVAELKKMKELEAENAKLKRLVANLSLDNLILKDINSKKW, translated from the coding sequence ATGAAAAAATCAAAGTTCAGCGAAGAAAAAATCGTCCATATTCTCCAAGAGGCCAAGTCGGGTAATTCAACTGTTCAAGAAGTCTGTCGCAAACACGGCATCACCACAGTGACCTACTATGCTTGGAAAAGAAAATACAACGGCGTTGAAGTGGCCGAGCTTAAAAAAATGAAAGAGCTTGAAGCTGAGAATGCAAAACTCAAACGTCTTGTGGCCAATCTCTCTCTTGATAATTTGATTTTGAAGGATATTAACTCAAAAAAGTGGTAG
- a CDS encoding IS3 family transposase has product MVSYIRDSYRMSCSRACRILDLQKATFYYKEVEDVAEIKLRARLKELAEKHPGFGLRTLHEITKREELVINHKRTERIYKEEKLSLRLKKKNKRARHLRVVQVPPEAPLKTWSMDFVHDRCFSGRKIKCLTIIDQFSKNCPMINVGVTMTGAEVARALDTLKIKIGLPEVIFVDNGPEFAGKDLGLWAMKNNVKLHFIEPGKPTQNAFIESFNGKFRAQCLNQHWFQTIEEAKILIETWRKEYNNFRPHSSLNGLTPEEFTRQFEMKKINGFDQDVRLKVV; this is encoded by the coding sequence ATGGTGAGCTACATAAGAGACAGCTACAGGATGAGCTGCTCTAGGGCCTGCAGAATCCTTGATCTTCAGAAAGCAACCTTCTACTACAAAGAGGTTGAAGACGTTGCTGAAATCAAGCTTAGAGCGCGTTTAAAAGAGCTTGCAGAAAAGCATCCAGGTTTTGGGCTTAGAACTTTACATGAGATCACCAAAAGAGAAGAACTTGTTATAAATCATAAGCGAACTGAGAGAATTTACAAAGAAGAGAAGCTCTCTCTTCGTTTAAAAAAGAAAAATAAGAGAGCGAGACATTTAAGAGTTGTTCAAGTTCCTCCAGAAGCTCCTTTAAAAACGTGGTCGATGGATTTTGTCCATGACAGATGTTTCAGTGGGAGAAAAATTAAGTGCCTCACAATCATTGATCAGTTTTCTAAGAATTGCCCAATGATAAACGTCGGAGTGACAATGACAGGAGCTGAGGTTGCAAGAGCGCTTGATACTTTAAAAATTAAAATTGGGTTACCAGAAGTCATTTTTGTAGATAACGGGCCAGAGTTTGCGGGAAAAGATTTGGGGTTATGGGCGATGAAGAACAATGTGAAGCTGCATTTTATCGAGCCAGGAAAGCCTACTCAAAATGCGTTCATAGAATCGTTCAACGGGAAATTTAGAGCACAATGTTTGAATCAGCATTGGTTCCAAACGATCGAAGAAGCAAAGATTTTAATTGAAACATGGAGAAAGGAATACAATAATTTCAGACCTCATAGCTCTTTGAATGGTCTGACTCCGGAAGAATTTACTAGGCAATTTGAAATGAAAAAGATAAACGGTTTTGATCAGGATGTGAGATTAAAAGTAGTCTAG
- a CDS encoding metal-sensitive transcriptional regulator: MTKKKAVSSKKIKNEHDSHSHPDHTGHLKQLSRVRGQVDGIEKMIQEGRYCIDIINQLKAISAGVKVIESAIFEAHLKSCIQDAFASDDSENIQKKINEINKLVYGSKSKG, encoded by the coding sequence ATGACGAAAAAGAAGGCAGTTTCCTCAAAAAAAATCAAGAATGAGCATGATTCTCACTCTCATCCTGATCATACTGGCCACTTAAAACAGTTGTCACGCGTCAGAGGCCAGGTTGACGGTATCGAAAAAATGATACAGGAAGGGCGCTATTGTATAGATATCATAAATCAGCTTAAAGCAATTAGTGCAGGCGTCAAAGTGATAGAGTCAGCAATTTTTGAAGCGCATCTAAAAAGTTGTATTCAAGATGCATTTGCTTCAGATGATTCAGAAAATATTCAAAAAAAAATTAATGAAATTAACAAACTTGTCTACGGGTCAAAATCAAAAGGCTAA
- a CDS encoding multicopper oxidase family protein: protein MKKIVFLLLLSMSHSIFAKTVKYELIATKENVNLSGKKNVDFAIMINKSIPAPILEFTEGDDAEITLKNDLPDDEVSIHWHGILLDPYMDGVPYVNTPPIKPGGKFVFKFKIRQHGTFWYHSHTNVQEQKGVYGAFIIHPKEEVKAYDKEIVLVLSDWSDENPTQILNNLKKDGDYYIYKKGTMRSWLGAIRAKSLMSYLNNDWNRMGGMDFSDVGYDIFLINGKNNSQDENILPGDRVRLRIINASGSTYFYLSLGDLPMKVISADGVDIKPKLASEILIGMAETYDVSFVPNKTGSYEFKATSMDGTGSASMWLGKGEPHNAPIKPVPDLYMNMSSPMGGMDHSKMSMDEAPMDHSKMKMDEAPMDHSKMKMDEAPMDHSKMKMDEAPVDHSKMKMDEAPYGSFKNEDG, encoded by the coding sequence ATGAAAAAAATTGTATTTTTATTACTACTTTCAATGTCTCATTCGATATTTGCTAAAACTGTTAAATATGAATTAATAGCCACTAAAGAAAATGTTAATCTTAGTGGTAAGAAAAATGTTGATTTTGCAATCATGATTAATAAATCAATTCCAGCACCTATCCTTGAATTTACAGAAGGTGACGATGCTGAAATTACCTTAAAGAACGATCTCCCAGATGATGAAGTATCTATTCATTGGCACGGTATCTTGCTTGATCCTTATATGGATGGCGTCCCTTATGTTAATACACCACCCATTAAGCCTGGTGGAAAATTTGTCTTCAAATTTAAAATCAGACAACATGGTACTTTCTGGTATCACTCTCATACGAATGTTCAGGAGCAAAAAGGTGTTTATGGTGCATTTATTATTCATCCAAAAGAAGAGGTTAAGGCTTATGACAAAGAAATCGTTTTAGTCTTGAGCGATTGGAGTGATGAAAATCCTACACAAATTCTCAATAATCTTAAGAAAGATGGTGATTACTATATTTATAAAAAAGGTACAATGAGATCTTGGCTTGGGGCCATTCGTGCAAAATCGCTTATGAGTTATTTGAATAATGATTGGAATCGAATGGGGGGAATGGATTTTTCGGACGTAGGATATGACATTTTTTTAATTAATGGAAAAAATAATTCTCAGGATGAAAATATTTTGCCAGGAGATAGAGTACGTCTTCGTATTATCAACGCTTCGGGTTCTACTTATTTTTATCTATCGTTGGGAGACTTACCAATGAAAGTTATATCTGCCGATGGAGTTGATATTAAGCCTAAGCTTGCTAGTGAGATTTTAATTGGAATGGCAGAAACTTATGATGTTTCATTTGTGCCAAATAAGACTGGAAGTTATGAATTTAAAGCTACTTCTATGGATGGTACAGGAAGTGCTTCTATGTGGCTTGGTAAAGGTGAGCCTCATAATGCACCAATTAAACCAGTTCCAGATTTATATATGAATATGAGTAGCCCAATGGGGGGCATGGATCATTCGAAAATGAGCATGGATGAAGCTCCGATGGATCATTCAAAAATGAAGATGGATGAAGCTCCTATGGATCATTCAAAAATGAAGATGGATGAAGCTCCTATGGATCATTCAAAAATGAAGATGGATGAAGCGCCTGTGGATCATTCAAAAATGAAGATGGATGAAGCTCCCTATGGATCATTCAAAAATGAAGATGGATGA